From Candidatus Hydrogenedentota bacterium, the proteins below share one genomic window:
- a CDS encoding sugar phosphate isomerase/epimerase, whose translation MKKISIGTWAYSIGPYADNPVPWGEILVKLGELGFDGVELGGFGIHPNPDNMPTKAEREACKQGVADAGLAFSGLAANLWGEHLIDSEDNTHYLEEFRKNLEFCVDLGIPGIRVDAVQPPTIFDTVDYNKARDRVVRTWRQCSEEAADQGVYVTWEFEPGFAFNKPSDIVGIVEEVDNPNFGIMFDTCHAHMVAAVGARQPGERETLPGGALELARMLRGKINHLHLIDSDGTLHDEETSTHAPFGGGILDFGALIPELLQSGVPHDWWTIDLCFWHDAWTVTAACKKAVDELNAKYAS comes from the coding sequence ATGAAGAAGATATCCATCGGCACTTGGGCGTATTCCATCGGGCCTTACGCGGACAATCCGGTCCCGTGGGGGGAGATTCTGGTGAAGCTGGGGGAGCTGGGCTTTGACGGGGTGGAACTGGGCGGTTTCGGCATCCACCCGAATCCGGACAACATGCCGACGAAGGCGGAGCGGGAGGCGTGCAAACAGGGCGTGGCGGACGCGGGCCTGGCCTTCTCCGGCCTTGCGGCGAATCTCTGGGGCGAGCACCTGATTGACTCTGAGGACAACACGCATTATCTGGAGGAGTTCCGGAAGAATCTTGAGTTCTGCGTGGACCTGGGCATTCCGGGCATCCGGGTGGACGCGGTGCAGCCGCCGACGATTTTCGACACGGTGGACTACAACAAAGCGCGGGACCGGGTGGTGAGGACCTGGCGGCAGTGCTCGGAGGAGGCGGCGGACCAGGGGGTTTATGTGACGTGGGAGTTCGAGCCGGGCTTCGCGTTCAACAAGCCTTCGGACATCGTCGGCATCGTGGAGGAGGTGGACAACCCGAACTTCGGGATCATGTTCGACACCTGCCACGCGCACATGGTGGCGGCGGTGGGCGCGCGGCAGCCGGGAGAGCGGGAGACCCTGCCGGGCGGCGCGCTGGAGCTGGCGCGGATGCTGCGGGGCAAGATTAACCACCTGCACCTGATTGACTCGGACGGCACGCTGCACGACGAGGAGACGAGCACGCACGCGCCGTTCGGCGGCGGCATCCTGGACTTTGGCGCGCTGATTCCGGAACTGCTCCAGAGCGGGGTTCCCCATGACTGGTGGACGATTGACCTGTGCTTCTGGCACGACGCCTGGACCGTGACGGCGGCGTGCAAGAAGGCGGTGGACGAACTGAACGCGAAATACGCGTCCTGA